In the genome of Campylobacteraceae bacterium, one region contains:
- a CDS encoding ABC transporter permease: MLSYIIKRLLWAIPTLLGVSLLVFSMVHMAPGDPALVMLGEHASAQSVAELREQLGLDKPLYEQYFMFVTNALQGDFGTTLGSGEPVIDEFMERFPATVELAVFSMFFAVIVGLFAGIISAVKRYSIFDYAAMSTALAGVSMPVFWLGLMLIYFFSVELGWLPVSGRLGYEFDIEGPTGLYLVDSLLIKDYDAFWDAFKHLILPSIALGTIPMAIVARMTRASMIEVMKEDYIRTARAKGCSRMQVIMVHALKNALLPVLTVIGLMVGTLFAGAILTETTFSWPGIGKWLINAVNQRDFPIIQSTTLIIASMFVIVNLIVDVLYAVVNPRIRLS; this comes from the coding sequence TTGTTAAGTTATATTATAAAAAGATTATTGTGGGCAATACCTACTTTATTAGGGGTATCATTATTGGTGTTTTCAATGGTACACATGGCACCAGGGGATCCTGCATTAGTAATGTTAGGTGAGCATGCAAGTGCACAAAGTGTTGCAGAGTTACGTGAGCAATTGGGATTAGATAAACCCCTTTATGAACAATATTTTATGTTTGTTACGAATGCCCTGCAAGGAGATTTTGGAACTACTTTGGGTTCTGGGGAGCCTGTAATTGATGAATTTATGGAGCGTTTCCCTGCAACAGTTGAATTAGCAGTTTTTTCTATGTTTTTTGCTGTAATTGTAGGACTATTTGCAGGAATTATTTCAGCAGTTAAGAGATACTCAATTTTTGATTATGCAGCTATGTCAACGGCACTTGCTGGTGTTTCTATGCCTGTTTTTTGGTTGGGTTTGATGCTAATATACTTTTTCTCAGTTGAATTAGGATGGTTACCTGTTTCTGGGCGTTTGGGTTATGAATTTGATATTGAAGGACCTACGGGATTATATTTAGTTGATTCTTTACTGATTAAAGATTATGATGCTTTTTGGGATGCTTTTAAACATCTGATTTTGCCTTCCATTGCTTTAGGAACCATTCCTATGGCAATTGTTGCTAGAATGACAAGAGCTTCTATGATTGAAGTTATGAAAGAAGATTATATTAGAACAGCACGTGCAAAAGGCTGTTCAAGAATGCAAGTTATTATGGTTCATGCTTTAAAAAATGCACTGTTACCAGTTCTTACTGTAATTGGTTTAATGGTTGGAACACTTTTCGCAGGAGCAATTTTAACGGAAACAACGTTTTCTTGGCCTGGAATTGGAAAATGGTTAATTAATGCAGTTAATCAAAGAGATTTTCCTATTATTCAATCGACTACTTTGATAATTGCTTCTATGTTTGTCATTGTTAATTTAATTGTTGATGTGCTTTATGCCGTTGTTAACCCAAGAATAAGGCTGTCATAA
- a CDS encoding ABC transporter permease encodes MNEENKILEFYKQFRKNKSALVGLYIVVVLISCALFAPFIAPYDPLIQNLDNRLIPPMWTELGSAAHILGTDDFGRDLFSRVVYGARISLTIGVVSVSISLVFGLLMGATAGYFGGLIDILIMRVVDIMLSIPAILLAIVIVSILGPDLMNAMIAIGIVGIPTFARIVRASVLAEKEKEYVIASRINGSSSFRLITKVVLPNCTTPIIVQASMGFASAVLEAAGLSFLGLGAQPPTPEWGAMLADSLQFITTASWMIVYPGLAIFLTVMGFNLVGDGLMDVLDPKMKDR; translated from the coding sequence ATGAATGAAGAAAATAAAATATTAGAATTTTATAAACAATTTAGAAAAAATAAATCAGCTCTTGTTGGTTTATATATTGTTGTTGTATTAATATCGTGTGCATTATTTGCACCTTTTATAGCACCTTATGATCCTTTAATTCAAAATCTTGACAACAGATTAATTCCTCCTATGTGGACTGAACTAGGAAGTGCTGCACATATTTTAGGAACAGATGATTTTGGAAGAGATTTATTTTCAAGAGTAGTATATGGAGCTCGAATATCTTTAACCATTGGTGTGGTTTCTGTTAGTATTTCTTTAGTATTTGGTTTATTAATGGGAGCTACTGCTGGATATTTTGGTGGTTTGATTGATATTCTTATTATGAGAGTAGTAGATATTATGTTATCTATTCCTGCTATTTTATTAGCCATTGTTATTGTATCTATTTTAGGTCCTGATTTAATGAATGCTATGATTGCAATTGGTATTGTAGGAATTCCTACGTTTGCTAGAATTGTAAGAGCTTCAGTACTTGCTGAAAAAGAAAAAGAATATGTAATTGCTAGTCGCATTAATGGTTCAAGTTCTTTTAGATTAATAACAAAAGTTGTTTTACCAAACTGTACTACACCTATTATTGTACAAGCTTCTATGGGTTTTGCTTCAGCTGTATTAGAAGCAGCAGGTCTTTCGTTCTTAGGTCTTGGTGCACAACCTCCAACGCCAGAATGGGGGGCAATGTTGGCTGATTCTTTACAGTTTATTACAACTGCTTCATGGATGATTGTTTATCCTGGACTTGCAATATTCTTAACTGTTATGGGCTTTAATTTGGTTGGTGATGGTTTAATGGATGTTTTAGATCCAAAAATGAAGGACAGATAA
- a CDS encoding ABC transporter ATP-binding protein, whose translation MLLSVKNLKTQFFSEKGVNTAVDSISFDLEEGKTLCIVGESGSGKSMTSLSIMGLVDEPGRVTAGEILFKGSDLLKKSDDEMRAIRGKEIAMIFQEPMTSLNPSYTVGYQIDEVLRLHKKDLNKVQRKEKVIELFNLVGIPMPEDKYNEYPFKLSGGQRQRVMIAMSMACEPKLLIADEPTTALDVTIQAQVLELMNDLKRKKGTSILFITHDLAVVAQMADEVIVMYRGHVVEQASVKELFDNPKHPYTKALLNSIPIPGKVKRKSRLDTVDENVNYLDFPKEIR comes from the coding sequence ATGTTATTAAGTGTAAAAAATTTAAAAACACAGTTTTTTTCTGAAAAAGGAGTAAATACAGCAGTTGATAGTATTTCTTTTGATTTAGAAGAAGGTAAAACACTTTGTATCGTAGGGGAGAGTGGAAGCGGTAAATCTATGACTTCTTTATCTATTATGGGTTTAGTTGACGAACCAGGACGAGTAACTGCTGGTGAAATTCTATTTAAAGGCAGTGATTTACTTAAAAAAAGTGATGATGAAATGAGAGCTATCAGGGGAAAAGAAATAGCAATGATTTTTCAAGAGCCTATGACTTCTTTGAATCCTTCTTATACTGTAGGTTATCAAATCGATGAAGTATTGCGTTTACATAAAAAAGACTTAAATAAAGTACAGAGAAAAGAAAAAGTAATTGAACTTTTTAATCTTGTTGGAATTCCAATGCCAGAAGATAAATACAATGAATATCCTTTTAAACTAAGTGGGGGTCAAAGACAGCGAGTTATGATTGCAATGTCAATGGCTTGTGAACCCAAACTTTTAATAGCAGATGAACCAACAACTGCGTTAGATGTAACTATTCAAGCACAAGTTTTGGAGTTAATGAATGATTTAAAAAGAAAAAAAGGAACATCCATTTTATTCATTACTCATGATTTAGCTGTTGTTGCACAAATGGCAGATGAAGTAATTGTAATGTATAGAGGTCATGTGGTAGAACAAGCAAGTGTAAAAGAATTGTTTGACAACCCAAAACATCCTTATACAAAAGCACTATTAAATTCAATTCCAATACCTGGAAAAGTAAAAAGAAAATCAAGACTGGATACAGTGGATGAAAATGTTAATTATTTAGATTTTCCAAAGGAAATAAGATGA
- a CDS encoding ATP-binding cassette domain-containing protein, producing MSKEKIFEIKNLEKTYAISKGLFSSPLLINAVNKISFDVYKGETYSIVGESGCGKSTTAKLLLNIEQPSSGQIFFKGKDISTFNDAEWKEYRKKVQIIFQDPYSSLNPRWTVGKIIAEPLELNTTLSKKEIVAEVYEIMKRVGLEKDWYDRYPHQFSGGQRQRIGIARALVLKPEVIVCDEPVSALDVSIQAQVLNLLLDLQEEFSLTYVFISHDLSVVEHISDRIMVMYFGDIVELSSVEELFSNPKADYTKRLLGAIPTI from the coding sequence ATGAGTAAAGAGAAAATATTTGAAATTAAAAATTTAGAAAAAACCTATGCTATTTCTAAAGGTCTGTTTTCTTCTCCTCTGCTAATTAATGCGGTAAATAAAATTTCTTTTGATGTTTATAAAGGTGAGACGTATTCAATTGTAGGAGAGAGTGGTTGCGGAAAATCAACTACTGCTAAACTGCTTTTAAATATAGAACAGCCAAGTAGCGGACAAATATTTTTTAAAGGTAAGGATATATCTACATTTAATGATGCAGAGTGGAAAGAGTATAGAAAAAAAGTACAAATTATTTTTCAAGATCCTTATTCTTCTTTAAATCCAAGATGGACAGTTGGGAAAATCATTGCTGAACCTTTAGAATTAAATACAACTCTAAGTAAAAAAGAAATCGTTGCAGAAGTGTATGAAATTATGAAAAGAGTAGGGCTTGAAAAAGATTGGTATGATAGATACCCTCATCAATTTTCAGGGGGACAGCGGCAAAGAATTGGAATAGCTAGAGCTTTAGTTCTAAAACCTGAAGTTATTGTATGTGATGAACCCGTATCTGCTTTAGATGTATCTATTCAAGCACAAGTACTAAATTTACTTCTTGATTTACAAGAAGAATTTTCTTTAACCTACGTTTTTATTTCTCATGACTTATCTGTGGTTGAACACATTTCAGATAGGATTATGGTTATGTATTTTGGTGATATTGTTGAGTTATCAAGTGTAGAAGAGCTGTTTTCTAATCCCAAAGCGGACTATACAAAACGATTATTAGGAGCGATTCCAACAATATGA
- the pepQ gene encoding Xaa-Pro dipeptidase, translated as MKELYKEHLSKILSVLNKTMQKNEYDEIILYSGEAKTIYLDDNKYPYKVYTNFKYLLPVLKNPHSFIRYKRDEKPELIVFQKVDYWDSQPKELEGEWTEFFNITYYHSLADMKNVLPSNLKNTAFLGEEINRFKDFSFKSLNDYSLIHALHFSRTIKSTYEVECMRKANKLASKAHNAARTAFLEGKSELETHLLYLKALSYKEEEVPYTNIVAFDESAAILHYVDYKTHEYDAKSFLLDAGASFRGYHADITRTHVKKGHESFSDLIQAVDESCLNIISKIKINMNYEVLQEQMHLDTAQILADFNFMNISADEIYEKEFTKVFCPAGVGHYIGLQVHDIGNTISDEYGTAHNMSIKHPFLRLNKNIEEGNVFTVEPGVYVIDQLLKNHLGKKEFNWDVISHFRAYGGARVEDSVYIKKDEVENLTRPYLP; from the coding sequence ATGAAAGAATTATATAAAGAACACTTAAGTAAAATATTGTCAGTATTGAATAAAACAATGCAGAAAAATGAATACGATGAAATTATATTGTATTCAGGTGAAGCCAAAACTATTTATTTGGATGATAATAAATATCCCTATAAGGTGTATACGAATTTTAAATATTTACTGCCCGTATTAAAAAATCCTCACTCTTTTATAAGGTATAAAAGAGATGAAAAACCAGAACTAATTGTTTTTCAAAAAGTTGATTATTGGGATTCTCAGCCTAAAGAACTAGAAGGGGAGTGGACAGAATTCTTTAATATTACATATTATCACTCTTTAGCTGATATGAAAAATGTTCTTCCCTCAAATCTTAAAAATACTGCTTTTTTAGGAGAAGAAATAAATCGTTTTAAAGATTTTTCTTTTAAATCCTTGAATGATTATTCTTTAATTCATGCCCTTCATTTCTCCCGTACCATTAAAAGTACTTATGAAGTAGAGTGTATGAGAAAAGCCAATAAACTGGCTTCAAAAGCACATAATGCTGCACGAACTGCTTTTTTAGAGGGGAAAAGTGAATTAGAAACGCATTTACTGTATTTAAAAGCTTTATCTTATAAAGAAGAAGAAGTTCCTTATACTAATATTGTTGCTTTTGATGAAAGTGCTGCAATATTACATTATGTTGATTATAAAACGCATGAATATGATGCTAAGTCTTTTCTTTTAGATGCAGGTGCTTCTTTTAGAGGATATCATGCTGATATTACAAGAACCCATGTAAAAAAAGGACATGAGTCTTTTTCTGACTTAATACAAGCAGTTGATGAGTCTTGTTTAAATATTATTTCTAAAATTAAAATAAACATGAATTATGAAGTACTTCAAGAACAAATGCATTTAGATACTGCTCAAATTCTTGCAGATTTTAATTTCATGAATATTAGTGCAGATGAAATTTATGAGAAAGAATTTACGAAAGTTTTTTGTCCTGCTGGGGTTGGACACTATATTGGTTTGCAAGTGCATGATATTGGAAATACTATAAGTGATGAATATGGAACTGCACATAACATGTCAATAAAACATCCTTTTTTACGATTAAATAAAAATATCGAAGAAGGAAATGTTTTTACTGTTGAGCCAGGTGTTTATGTTATCGATCAGCTTTTGAAAAATCATCTTGGAAAAAAAGAGTTTAACTGGGATGTTATTTCTCATTTTAGAGCTTATGGAGGAGCTAGAGTTGAAGACTCGGTATACATCAAAAAAGATGAAGTTGAAAACCTTACTCGCCCTTACTTACCCTAG